The DNA window GACCACGATGTTGCGATGGCCTTTCTCCAATTGGCACCTAGAGATAAGGAAAAGTTTCTACGCCTAGGCGACAATGGTCCTGGGCCCTTCGAaagctgcttggctgccatggctcAGAATACTTTTGAGTTTCTCATCCGAGGTAGCAATCTTCCAGTCTACGGATTGTTCGTCCTCTTGTCGCGCTTCAACCACTCTTGCGCACCCAATTCCAAGGTCCCGCTTTTGGTTACAGAGCGCGGTCAAGAGACTCTTGCGATTATCGCGAAAAAGGACATTAGCGTTGGCGAGGAGATCACGTTCTCCTATCTTCCGGGTTTCGAACTAAAGGCCCAGCATGAGCGTCATCGACTGCTGCAGTTTACATGCAAATGTGACGCCTGTCATGCAGGCATCGAACAAAAACAAGCCAGTGATTTGCGCCGAACCCTCGTACGAGGACTACAATACCTTTCACGAGGTAACGATCCAGATGATCAAGCACAGGACTCTACTTTGCCATTTTCCATCGACCCCGAACTAAAAAAGGCAGCAGAGGAGTTGCGCATCCCTCTCTCCTCTAGGTTCGTCTATGATCTTCTCAGTATGGTTCtcttggaggaggagggt is part of the Trichoderma atroviride chromosome 1, complete sequence genome and encodes:
- a CDS encoding uncharacterized protein (EggNog:ENOG41) is translated as MPLNHPYKKLPVPGDAPFELKPSPGKGWGAFAKRRISKGATILAEKPLLIIQKPVQEITDHDVAMAFLQLAPRDKEKFLRLGDNGPGPFESCLAAMAQNTFEFLIRGSNLPVYGLFVLLSRFNHSCAPNSKVPLLVTERGQETLAIIAKKDISVGEEITFSYLPGFELKAQHERHRLLQFTCKCDACHAGIEQKQASDLRRTLVRGLQYLSRGNDPDDQAQDSTLPFSIDPELKKAAEELRIPLSSRFVYDLLSMVLLEEEGLMDDLIVKKVQTVSDWFETESNDMIVKLAMAQTTWREKFNVAARLYGREDAADDDVANELRTMRDLNLGQ